From the Microbacterium thalassium genome, one window contains:
- the pcp gene encoding pyroglutamyl-peptidase I, with protein MRTALLTGFEPFGGDAANPSGEAVRIVGAGWDGPETLVTEVLPVTFAGARARLRELIDEHDPEVVVATGLAGGRATVTPERVAINLADARIPDNAGMQLLDEPVVAGGPAAHFAGLPVKAITAAMAAAGIPSSLSHSAGTFVCNHVFYIAAHEAATRRDMRAGFIHVPWARGMAPGGEPELPLGDIARALHIAVRTSLDTRVDIRAAGGAIS; from the coding sequence GTGCGCACCGCCCTCCTCACCGGATTCGAGCCCTTCGGCGGCGACGCCGCCAACCCGTCCGGCGAAGCGGTCCGGATCGTGGGCGCCGGCTGGGACGGCCCCGAGACACTCGTGACCGAGGTTCTGCCGGTCACGTTCGCCGGTGCCCGGGCGCGCCTGCGCGAGCTCATCGACGAGCACGACCCCGAGGTGGTGGTCGCGACCGGTCTCGCCGGCGGCCGCGCGACGGTCACGCCCGAACGCGTCGCCATCAATCTCGCCGACGCCCGCATCCCCGACAACGCCGGAATGCAGCTGCTCGATGAGCCGGTGGTCGCCGGCGGCCCCGCGGCCCACTTCGCGGGACTGCCGGTCAAGGCCATCACGGCGGCGATGGCTGCCGCCGGCATCCCGTCCTCGCTCTCGCATTCGGCGGGCACCTTCGTGTGCAACCACGTGTTCTACATCGCCGCCCATGAGGCCGCGACGCGGCGCGACATGCGCGCCGGCTTCATCCACGTGCCGTGGGCGAGGGGAATGGCACCCGGCGGCGAGCCGGAGCTGCCCCTCGGCGACATCGCGCGCGCGCTGCACATCGCCGTGCGCACGTCGCTGGACACGCGCGTCGACATCCGGGCTGCCGGCGGCGCGATCAGCTGA
- the fucO gene encoding lactaldehyde reductase: protein MIWNQTAYFGAGAISVIPEELARRGFAKAFVVTDPGLLSTGTVDKVTALLDNAEFAYEVYSDVVPNPTIENVQAGVAAFAASGSDVLIAIGGGSPQDTCKAIGIITANPEFADVRSLEGVAPTKNPSVPIIAVPTTAGTASETTINYVITDAQNHRKFVCVDAHDIPVLAVVDPDMMAGAPVALKAATGLDALTHAIEGYTTAAAWQMSDMFHLTAIQMIARSLRKAVAGDPAAMEEMSIAQYIAGMGYSNVGLGLVHAMAHPLGGFYSAPHGVANGILLAPVMAFNAEATGEKFRNIAEAFGVDGAQSLSLEEARTAAVDAVAQLVEDLHSPTTLRAVGAKEEDLAALAQAAFDDVCCGGNPRDVTVAQIQELYASVY from the coding sequence ATGATTTGGAATCAGACGGCCTACTTCGGCGCAGGCGCCATCTCGGTCATCCCCGAGGAGCTCGCCCGACGGGGCTTCGCGAAGGCGTTCGTGGTCACCGACCCGGGCCTGCTCTCCACCGGCACCGTCGACAAGGTCACGGCGCTGCTCGACAACGCGGAGTTCGCCTACGAGGTGTACTCCGACGTCGTGCCCAACCCCACCATCGAGAACGTGCAGGCGGGAGTCGCCGCGTTCGCGGCGTCCGGCTCCGACGTCCTCATCGCCATCGGCGGCGGCTCGCCGCAGGACACCTGCAAGGCGATCGGCATCATCACGGCGAACCCGGAGTTCGCCGACGTGCGGTCGCTCGAGGGCGTCGCCCCCACGAAGAACCCGTCGGTGCCGATCATCGCCGTTCCGACGACGGCGGGCACGGCATCCGAGACCACGATCAACTACGTCATCACGGATGCCCAGAACCACCGCAAGTTCGTCTGTGTCGACGCGCACGACATCCCGGTGCTCGCCGTCGTCGACCCCGACATGATGGCGGGCGCGCCCGTGGCGCTCAAGGCCGCGACCGGACTCGACGCGCTGACCCACGCGATCGAGGGCTACACGACCGCCGCGGCGTGGCAGATGTCGGACATGTTCCACCTCACCGCGATCCAGATGATCGCGCGCTCGCTGCGCAAGGCCGTCGCCGGCGACCCCGCAGCGATGGAGGAGATGTCGATCGCGCAGTACATCGCCGGCATGGGCTACTCCAACGTCGGGCTCGGCCTCGTGCACGCCATGGCGCACCCGCTGGGCGGCTTCTACTCCGCCCCGCACGGCGTCGCCAACGGCATCCTGCTGGCGCCGGTGATGGCGTTCAACGCCGAGGCGACGGGGGAGAAGTTCCGCAACATCGCCGAGGCGTTCGGGGTCGACGGCGCCCAGTCCCTGTCGCTCGAAGAGGCGCGCACCGCGGCCGTCGACGCCGTCGCTCAGCTCGTCGAGGACCTGCACAGCCCGACGACGCTGCGCGCGGTCGGCGCGAAGGAGGAGGACCTCGCCGCGCTCGCGCAGGCCGCGTTCGACGACGTGTGCTGTGGCGGCAACCCGCGGGACGTCACCGTCGCGCAGATCCAGGAGCTGTACGCCTCGGTGTACTGA
- a CDS encoding RNB domain-containing ribonuclease, producing MPARRPRLVSVASEELEQAFAELRRTLSLPGDYPAAAVAEAEHAARTVPVDPAASGLADLRDIEFLTIDPEGSTDLDQALHLERSPDGGAVLHYAIADIPAFVEPDGELDAETRRRGQTLYAADGSIPLHPHVLGQDAASLLPGLDRRAYVWRFALDDGARPLATTLTRAVIRSRRQWSYAEAQAAFDDGSAPPSITELSWFGHARRERESERGGASLNIPEVEIEVEDGGYRLRHRAIRPIEAWNAQVSLLTGMAAARIMLDGGVGILRTMPAADADDIAAFRAKTIAIGIPWRFDVPYGDYLGSLPGADAGALAIKDAAGALFRGAGYVAFDGEPPADPVQAAVGAPYAHTTAPIRRLIDRWSLVICEALANGREVPAWARESLPQLPKLMGRAIERANRLENESVDRVEAAVLKGHEGEIFRGTVLREHGDGARVQLSRPPSAITVPGLEAPPGTAVRVRLTSADVGAGEVAFAPVGT from the coding sequence GTGCCCGCCCGTCGCCCCCGACTCGTCTCCGTCGCGAGCGAAGAACTCGAGCAGGCGTTCGCCGAGCTCCGCCGCACGCTGTCGCTGCCCGGGGATTACCCGGCCGCCGCCGTGGCCGAGGCCGAGCACGCCGCGCGGACGGTGCCGGTGGACCCGGCAGCCTCGGGACTCGCCGATCTGCGCGACATCGAGTTCCTCACGATCGACCCGGAGGGATCCACGGATCTCGATCAGGCGCTGCACCTCGAGCGATCGCCGGACGGCGGCGCCGTGCTACACTACGCCATCGCCGACATCCCCGCCTTCGTCGAGCCCGACGGCGAGCTGGATGCCGAGACGCGCCGACGCGGCCAGACGCTCTACGCCGCCGACGGCAGCATCCCACTGCATCCGCACGTCCTGGGGCAGGATGCCGCATCGCTGCTGCCCGGGCTCGATCGCCGCGCGTACGTGTGGCGGTTCGCGCTCGACGACGGCGCCCGCCCGCTCGCGACGACGCTGACGCGCGCCGTCATCCGCTCGCGCCGGCAGTGGAGCTACGCCGAGGCGCAGGCGGCGTTCGACGACGGATCGGCGCCGCCCAGCATCACCGAGCTGTCGTGGTTCGGGCACGCCCGCCGCGAGCGCGAGAGTGAGCGCGGCGGCGCGAGTCTGAACATCCCCGAGGTCGAGATCGAGGTCGAGGATGGCGGCTACCGGCTGCGTCACCGCGCCATCCGCCCGATCGAAGCGTGGAACGCCCAGGTGTCGCTGCTGACCGGCATGGCGGCAGCCCGGATCATGCTCGACGGCGGCGTGGGGATCCTGCGCACCATGCCCGCCGCCGACGCCGACGACATCGCCGCGTTCCGCGCGAAGACGATCGCCATCGGCATCCCGTGGCGCTTCGACGTCCCCTACGGCGACTACCTCGGTTCGCTCCCCGGTGCGGATGCCGGAGCCCTCGCGATCAAGGACGCCGCGGGCGCGCTCTTCCGCGGCGCCGGCTACGTCGCATTCGACGGCGAGCCGCCCGCGGACCCGGTCCAGGCCGCGGTCGGGGCACCGTACGCCCACACGACCGCCCCCATCCGCCGTCTCATCGACCGCTGGTCGCTCGTCATCTGCGAGGCGCTCGCGAACGGCCGGGAGGTTCCCGCGTGGGCGAGGGAGAGCCTGCCGCAGCTGCCGAAGCTGATGGGACGCGCGATCGAGCGAGCGAACCGCCTCGAGAACGAGTCGGTCGACCGCGTCGAAGCGGCGGTGCTCAAGGGCCACGAGGGCGAGATCTTCCGCGGCACGGTGCTCCGCGAGCACGGCGACGGGGCGCGCGTGCAGCTCTCGCGCCCGCCGTCGGCGATCACCGTTCCCGGCCTCGAGGCGCCCCCCGGCACGGCCGTGCGCGTGCGGCTCACGTCCGCGGACGTCGGCGCCGGCGAGGTCGCGTTCGCCCCGGTCGGCACCTGA